The Aythya fuligula isolate bAytFul2 chromosome 2, bAytFul2.pri, whole genome shotgun sequence genome contains a region encoding:
- the CSRNP1 gene encoding cysteine/serine-rich nuclear protein 1, whose amino-acid sequence MSGVLKRKYEELGDDSTYCSSSSCSPLSSSASSGWDSDEENSRGESKPSSALTPSFTPTSILKKSKRLKKNNVEFDQVTVFYFPRCQGFTSVPSRGGCTLGMVSKHSSSRQFTLAEFSKEQENVRREKLKEKLKEEKLEALKWKLTMNGTKESEEANQLTVEDISDDDIDVSNVDLEDGFFLQPYPAKKRRVLLKAMGVKKIDKEEKRELHSIRLSREDCGCDCQEVCDPETCSCSLAGIKCQMDHTSFPCGCTKDGCGNTEGRIEFNQSRVQTHFIHTIMKLELEKQQQSSEGVAEAEPPFRERLPQLGCAAGKGPLEERAAPLAPAFQFSPELEALGENSCSSDMTDSSLSSHPSEDLEEPYESLPSDKSQSDVDDDGLARILHFNDSDAEEEGGRCQDNLSCFHPADFFIEDHGGEAKPGPVASSHLSECLDENANQDGGGMLEEAAHARCDGLSCCAPAPAEPCSKSYADLSLSSDSLDFFQSFSDYNLGPLYNSLKEYENLDNYSALQFQFPNFPGFPQGGDQGSCLLESLFGLSESVPETPAPFTDNQHLEDAIKSSLMETVKV is encoded by the exons ATGAGCGGGGTGTTGAAAAGGAAGTACGAAGAGCTGGGGGACGACAGCACCtactgctcctcctcctcctgctcaccCCTGTCCTCCTCAGCATCCTCGGGCTGGGACTCGGATGAGGAGAACTCCCGCGGAGAGAgcaagcccagctctgccttaACGCCCAGCTTCACCC CCACGTCCATCCTGAAGAAATCCAAGCGGCTAAAGAAGAACAACGTGGAGTTTGACCAGGTCACTGTGTTCTACTTCCCGCGCTGCCAGGGCTTCACGAGTGTGCCGAGCCGTGGGGGCTGCACGCTGGGGATGGTGagcaagcacagctcctcccgGCAGTTCACGCTAGCAGAGTTCTCGAAGGAGCAGGAAAACGTCCGTCGGgagaaactgaaagagaaattgaaagAGGAGAAGTTGGAAGCCTTGAAATGGAAG CTAACCATGAACGGCACAAAGGAGTCAGAGGAGGCCAACCAGCTCACTGTCGAGGACATCTCCGACGACGACATCGACGTCAGCAACGTGGACCTGGAGGATGGCTTCTTCCTCCAGCCCTACCCCGCCAAAAAGAGGCGGGTGCTGCTCAAAGCCATGGGGGTGAAGAAGATCGACAAGGAGGAGAAGCGGGAGCTGCACAGCATCCGCCTGTCCCGGGAGGACTGCGGCTGCGACTGCCAGGAGGTCTGCGACCCCGagacctgcagctgcagcttggCGGGCATTAAATGCCAG ATGGACCACACCTCCTTCCCCTGCGGCTGCACCAAGGACGGCTGCGGCAACACCGAGGGCAGGATCGAGTTCAACCAGTCCCGGGTGCAGACCCACTTCATCCACACCATCATgaagctggagctggagaagcagcagcagagcagcgaGGGGGTGGCGGAGGCCGAGCCTCCTTTCCGGGAGCGgctgccccagctgggctgcGCGGCGGGGAAGGGGCCCCTGGAGGAGCGCGCGGCGCCGCTGGCCCCCGCCTTCCAGTTCAGCCCCGAGCTGGAAGCCCTGGGGGAGAACAGCTGCAGCAGCGACATGACGgactcctccctctcctcccaccccagcgAGGACCTGGAGGAGCCCTACGAGAGCCTCCCCTCCGACAAATCCCAGTCGGACGTCGACGACGACGGCTTGGCGCGCATCCTCCACTTCAACGACTCGGACGCCGAGGAGGAGGGCGGCCGCTGCCAGGACAACCTGAGCTGTTTCCACCCCGCCGACTTCTTCATCGAGGACCACGGCGGTGAGGCCAAGCCCGGCCCCGTGGCCTCGTCCCACCTCTCCGAGTGCCTGGACGAGAACGCCAACCAGGACGGTGGCGGGATGCTGGAGGAGGCCGCCCACGCGCGCTGCGACGGGTTGTCCTGCTGCGCCCCGGCCCCAGCCGAGCCCTGCTCCAAGAGCTACGCTGacctcagcctttcctctgaCTCCTTGGATTTCTTCCAGTCCTTCTCGGACTATAACTTGGGACCCCTTTACAACTCCTTGAAGGAGTACGAGAACCTCGATAACTACTCAGCGTTACAGTTTCAGTTTCCTAATTTCCCCGGCTTCCCGCAAGGCGGAGATCAGGGCTCCTGTTTGTTGGAGTCGCTCTTCGGTTTGTCCGAATCCGTCCCTGAAACCCCGGCCCCTTTCACAGACAATCAGCATTTGGAGGACGCCATCAAGTCGTCGCTGATGGAGACGGTGAAGGTGTGA